A stretch of DNA from Roseovarius faecimaris:
GATAGGCCATGGACGGGTCCGTGGTGGGCGGCACGAGGCGGTGAAAGAACGCCCTGAGATCGCTTTGCACCTCGGGGTCGGCATTCTCCTGAACAAGCAGGCTGGCGGAGGTGTGGCGCACGAAAAGCGTGAGCAGGCCAGAGCGCAGCCCGCTGCCTGCCACCCAGCCGGACACCTGACTGGTGAACTCGTAAGGCCCTTGCCCCCGCGTTTCGATCAGGAATTCGGTGTTCATGGGCGCCGCCCGCGTTTCAGCACATGTCTCTCCATCTAAAACGGGTGAAATCCCGGCATTGGCCCGGGTCCTCCTTTGCTTCGTATAGCGGCAGGCAATGGCCCGCACTGTCAACAGTGCCTGCGTAATATTCGAGCACCGCTGTCACAGGGGCAAAGGGGACTGGGCGGTCTAACATGACGACCACATGAACGTATTCGCATCATAACATTGCCCGGCTTGCTCCTTTGCCTGGAAAAGCGGATCGAAATCACGCTCCACCACACTGCCTGGATCGCAGGTCAGA
This window harbors:
- a CDS encoding secondary thiamine-phosphate synthase enzyme YjbQ, whose amino-acid sequence is MNTEFLIETRGQGPYEFTSQVSGWVAGSGLRSGLLTLFVRHTSASLLVQENADPEVQSDLRAFFHRLVPPTTDPSMAYLTHTYEGPDDMPAHIKAAMMPVSLSVPVADGRPVLGTWQGIYLFEHRDAPHRRRVAAHLTGDRP